GAGCTCTCGGCGGCCTCGCTCGCAGCGGCCGTCCATTCGCTGCTCCGGGACGAAGAACGTCTCGCAAAGATGTCCAGCGCGGCTCGCGTTCGCGCACGTCCCGAAGCTTCGCGCCGGATCGCATGTGCAGTCGCCCGGTTTCTGCCCCCCACCGAGGGAATCTGAACCATGAAGCTTCCGTGGAGCACCCCCCGAGTTTCTCCCCCCGACCTGATGGAGCTCGTCGGATCGAGCGGCTCCCGGGTCCATTTCATGGGCGTCGGCGGCGAAGGCATGAGCCCTCTCGCCGAATTCATGGCGCGGAAAGGGATCTGCGTGAGCGGTTGCGACCTCGTCGACGGCCCGGCCCTGGCGGCTCTCCGTGAAAAAGGTGTGGATGTGAGCGTGGGCCACGACCCGGCTCACCTGGAGGGCGTGTGCGCTTTGGTGGTGTCCTCCGCGATACCGCCCTCCCAGAAAGAGCTCGCGAGGGCCGGCAGGCGGGACATACCGGTTCTGAAGCGGGCGCAGGCGCTCGGCTCGATAGTCAACAGCGGAGAACTCGTCGCCGTGTCGGGGACCCACGGCAAGACGACGACGACCGCCCTTACGGCGCACGTCTGCGCCGAGCTGGGGCACGATCCGACCGCGTTCGTCGGCGGCTGGGTGCCGGCCTGGTCGGGCAACCTGCGTCTGGGCGGGAGCGATCTTTTCGTCGTGGAGGCCGACGAGTACGATCGTTCCTTCCACGAACTCACGCCCGATGTGGCGGTCGTGACCAACGTCGAGGCCGATCATCTGGACACCTACGGAACCGCCCGCGGCGTCAGGCGGGCGTTCGCCACCTTCCTCAGGGGCCTGAAACCGGGCGGAACCGTGATCGTCTGCGCCGACGACCACGGCGCCTCCACTCTTCTCGCGAGGACGGAAGTGAAGGCGATCACCTACGGCCTTGCCGCCGGATCCATGGTGTGGGCGAAAAACGTCTATGCGAGTACCCGGGGCATTCGCTGCACTGTGATGGAAAGGGGGTACCGGGCGGGAGAGCTCGGACTTGGCCTTTCAGGCTATCACAACCTTCGCAACGCGCTCGCGGCCGCTACCGTCGCTCGGCGCCTCGGATCGTCCTGGGACGACATTCTCGAGGCTCTGGCCTGCTTCGAAGGGGTGAAGAGGCGCTTCGAGTTCGTCGGCGAGGTCGGTGGCGCCGTGTTCATCGACGACTACGCCCACCATCCCACCGAGATAAGGGCGACCCTCGGCGCCGCTCGCGCCCGCTTCCCGGACCGACGTCTGGTAGCGGTCTTCCAGCCCCACCTCTACAGCCGAACCCGGGATTTCGCATCGTCCTTCGGCGCCTCGCTCTCCCACGCCGACATGGTCTGGATCACCGGGATCTACCCGGCTCGCGAACCGCCTATTCCCGGCGTCACCGGGGAGATGGTGGCCACGGCGGCCGAAACCGCCGGCCACACCGACGTTCGCTACACGGAGGAGATCGACGAGATGCCCACCCAACTGGCGAACGAGCTCGGATCGGGCGATCTCCTCCTGACTCTGGGAGCGGGTTCGATCGAGAGTCTGGCACGGAAGGTGCTGAAACGCCTGGAAGAGGTGCCGGCCGGCGCTTCAGTCCGGAGGCGACGCCGATTCGCAGGAGTTTATCATGCGTAAATCCCGCACCGCGCTCCTCGTCTTGGCGCTCGCCCTCGCAGGTGCGTGCGTAGCGTTCCGTACTGAAATCCGGCAAGGAGTCCGGCGGGCGGTACCGGTCGGCGAAGTCGAGTTCACCGGCCTCAGGCACCTCAGCTCCATGGAGGCCCTGGCGGCGATGACCATCCCGGCGGAGGCTTCCTACCTGGATCGTGTAGGTGACTGGGTCGACGGTCTGGTCGCTCACCCTCTCGTGCTCTCCGCCGAGGTCAGGCGTTCGTTGCCGCGGAAGATCACCGTGGCGGTCGTGGAGAGGGAGGCGGTGGCCTTGGTGCCCACGCCTCTGCTCGAGCCCGTGGACGGCGAAGGGGTCTTTCTGCCTATCGACCTGGACGAGGTTCGGCTCGATCTGCCCCTGGTCCATGCGCCGGTTGGTGGAGAGGGTGCGTCGGCTCTCTATCGCGAGCTCGCGAGACTCGGGCGCGAGGATAGCGAGTTCTTCTCGATCCTTTCCGAGGTCGAGGCCCTCGACGAGACCGCCTACGGGGCAAGGTTGGTCGCTTCGAACGTCACCTTCCTGATGCCGCATGGCGTGACGACCGATCGAATTGGAATGGGCGCCGCCGCGCTCGCCGACGCTCGATCCAAGGGCAGGGAACCGTCCGCCGTCGACCTGCGTTTCGACGGAGTAGTGGTGGTGAGTGTCACCGGGCAGGACGAGAGCTCCGACAAGGGGAGTCCGCGCAATGCGGAGGAAGATGCGCTCGTCCCCGCCCAGGAAGAGGGGGTGAAATGAAGTCGACGCTCGTCGCGGGTCTCGACGTGGGTTCGGCCGTGACCTGCGCGGTGATCGCCGAAGCCGGCGATTCGGGCCAGGAAGTGCAGGCGCTCGGGGTCGGCCAGGCCCGGACCGAAGGGGTGCGCGGCGACGACGTAACCGAGATCGCCGCGATGACGGAGTC
The Gemmatimonadota bacterium genome window above contains:
- a CDS encoding FtsQ-type POTRA domain-containing protein, with translation MRKSRTALLVLALALAGACVAFRTEIRQGVRRAVPVGEVEFTGLRHLSSMEALAAMTIPAEASYLDRVGDWVDGLVAHPLVLSAEVRRSLPRKITVAVVEREAVALVPTPLLEPVDGEGVFLPIDLDEVRLDLPLVHAPVGGEGASALYRELARLGREDSEFFSILSEVEALDETAYGARLVASNVTFLMPHGVTTDRIGMGAAALADARSKGREPSAVDLRFDGVVVVSVTGQDESSDKGSPRNAEEDALVPAQEEGVK
- a CDS encoding UDP-N-acetylmuramate--L-alanine ligase — its product is MKLPWSTPRVSPPDLMELVGSSGSRVHFMGVGGEGMSPLAEFMARKGICVSGCDLVDGPALAALREKGVDVSVGHDPAHLEGVCALVVSSAIPPSQKELARAGRRDIPVLKRAQALGSIVNSGELVAVSGTHGKTTTTALTAHVCAELGHDPTAFVGGWVPAWSGNLRLGGSDLFVVEADEYDRSFHELTPDVAVVTNVEADHLDTYGTARGVRRAFATFLRGLKPGGTVIVCADDHGASTLLARTEVKAITYGLAAGSMVWAKNVYASTRGIRCTVMERGYRAGELGLGLSGYHNLRNALAAATVARRLGSSWDDILEALACFEGVKRRFEFVGEVGGAVFIDDYAHHPTEIRATLGAARARFPDRRLVAVFQPHLYSRTRDFASSFGASLSHADMVWITGIYPAREPPIPGVTGEMVATAAETAGHTDVRYTEEIDEMPTQLANELGSGDLLLTLGAGSIESLARKVLKRLEEVPAGASVRRRRRFAGVYHA